The region CGTGGACCGTTACGCGATAGTTTATTCGGTGTTTTAATATGTTTACAAACTAACTTGATAACGGAGgcttttttaaaatgatatttttttgtttaaaaaaatattctggtgtgataaaagtaaaagtgattttgagtgttttgtattttaaattgtttgttaatatttttatcatgcaaaagaaaaaagtgttaaaTTCATCTTAAGAATAAAGTTAATTAGTGATGAATACAAAAATTGAtaataaaggaaagaaagaaaatacagAGATTAAGTTGATTTGGCCTATAACCTATATTCATACGTTAAAACCTTACtggctacatctttccttcatatttgatttgagtacaagattttatttatagagttttatgtgtgatttaaataaattcaaataaaaacatatttatgtGAACCTACTAGtaacaaaacatagaaaatgataaatcggCTACTTTGAAAGAGTTGTGATCTCCGatggctacttcgagggagcctTGAGTTCCAAAACATATATAGTAAACTATATTCTATAATAATAATCAACTCATTCATTTTCTTATTGATAGTTCCcctttaaatagagaaacatTAGACTACCGATTATATAAGAGACTAATTAGGTTTTGATTTCTAAGATTATGACGACTCCAATAAGAAAAAATTCTGAATTAGAGATCTatttcttattgaaaaataattcttttacGTATGTTGTACATATCATAACACGATATAGaaaatatctaataattatGATGATATCACATATcccttaaattataattaacaaaTCCGTTAATCTACGGtattcaaataatttaaatatcttGATTAAGGGAATCAGCATTTATCATAAATAATTTCTGTCCTTTAATATGCCTGCCCCGCAAAATGAACTGTCCATCGTTGATCTTGAACATAACACTAAAAAAGTATTAATTGTAGAAAATCatgtgtatttatatatatatatctattttggtTCATCTAAAAGCACGTACTTATCATGGTAAAAACCGTGGATTACCCTCTAAAGTGAAGTAgacacacttttttcttttcctgaagTTCAATAACTGCGAGgtaaccttatatatatatatatatatatatatatatataactgtcgCTTCTCTTTTCTAGTATCTAGAGGGAGAATAGGGAAAGCGAAAGAGGAGCAATAGTGTTTCAATGGGATTGATGCAGATCGAGCTTGATTCgtacaaaaaagaaacaacacgCTTACAAACTACACAGGTACAACAAAATCATTTGCTCTTCTTTTCATGTattatatatctctctctctcttgctctgtGGGTAGCGTGTAGCTGTAGAAACTAACAAAATCCTAGTTCTTCAACTGTTTGGACGCAAAGAAtatgaatgaaagaaagaacagaacAGAAGCAGAGCATTATGTTGTGCCTCGGAAAAGAGCGACACTCAGCTCCAAACCCACCTCTCTATAATTCCGTGTTTGGGTTTTCAATCCCGAGACCCCAAAAgtagcaaaaaagaaaatagaaaggaaaaaatgttttgctttatttttaaaaaacagagggggaaatgaaaaagaaaaaagaaaaagaatagggtTTGTTTGTTATGTACTTGGATGAGTTTGAGTGTCTATGGGGTTATGGGTTGGGTATGAACAGTTGAAAGTATGAGTTCCATAAAGAGCCAAACCAAACCCTTTCCCTTTCATCTTTTACCAAACAGATCGCTTCGTAAAGTAGCTATAGCTATATGCACTCAAtggcctcttcttcttcttctcctcacAAATCCCTCCAAGATTACAAACTTAAAGCAGAAGAAGATGAAGGAGGAGACTGGCTTgagctagggttagggtttggaaAAGGTTGCAGGAAAGCGGAAGAGAATAGATCAAACGACCCAGTTTCAGTTAATCCTCTTCCATccgcatcttcttcttcttcaccctTGCAAACCAGCAGCCAGCagatagggttagggttagggttaggtttaaGGTTTGATAATGATGATGGTATCAGGCATGTGGGTGTACTGCCGCCGTCCACTTGTAATTATCACAACCTGTTGTGGCCAGATCATTATCATCATTACGATGATCATCATCATAATGGCATGCCTTCATCATGGCCATGGCACATTGATTCAGGAGGTGCCTTTCTTGGTCTTCATGACTGGCAAATGCCGGTTCCCGATGATACTCATCATGATTACTTCTCCACAAGAAGACCCCAGTCGTCTGGTTTGTGGTTTACCCTCCGCTCCTTAACCAACCGGTGAGTGAGCAAAAGTTTTTCCTTGTATTCATCATTACaaatccttttctttcttttttttttctttttttcctttttccttttttgttgttttcttgtgACTTTCTTTCTGGTgggtctctctcactctcatacaaaattttgtttttttcagttTAGATTATGATCATGCTAACGTTATATTTTTATAgtattctttctctctctcttgcttgtGGCTTCAGTGTTGGTGATTGGCTTGTGTTGTTTTATGTGTGAgcagggaaggggaaggggtgCATCAAATACCGAAGGCGTACATTAGAGTGAAGTAAGTGGTGCACGTTAGAATCCATACATGATCATATCAGCgtcacattttttttctacttaGCTAATGATGGTGTTCAGTGAAATGAGTGGAAAAGAAAAGCTGAcgttacttttcttttttgggttttggtgtCGTCCTCCTTTTTTCTGGTTTGAAATAAAAGGGACGAGAACGTGACGGTTTTCATGGTTAAAAAGTACCTGGTTAGAAAGCTTGGTCTCTCCAACGAGGCTGAGGTAAttcctcccctctctctctctctctctctctctctctctctctcctatttAATAGTTACTGAGATAATTAAAACGAAGCCTGCATGAAAATGATTTGTTGTTTTGTGAGGTCGCTCTCATTACGTGCTTCCTGTTCAGTGAATGctatttttgtctttgttttctgTGCAGTCGCCATGCAAATGGCCGGATCATTTCTTGACAAGCCTTCTCATACTTCACCTTCCATCTTTTTTGGTTTAGGCAGCCATTTCATGATTTCATCACACACACCCTCTTAATGCTTTCTGTCGTCTTACTTTTCTTGCTGTtctgagaatatatatatatatatacacacatgatcaaaaacttcaaatttctTGGTTGAGTTCTTGGTACGTGTGTGCATGCCTGCTCTTGATGATGAAGCTTACTATGGTAGTAGAGTCAAGAGTGAGctgaaattaacaaattaatttcctttaatttatgtGAAAAGTAGACTCTTAATTAAGCTAATTAAGATTCGCTTAACTAAGTTGTTAATTTGTTCTCCAATTTTGACTATGCACTTTTAGAAAGGTCCATTGTGATGAATCAAAAGATCAATATATATGGAAGGCATAAAGGTATCATTCATTTATTTAAAGTTGccttttattattttgtctgTCTGTCTGTTGGGTGATCAGTACTACCATAAGATTGATCCTATTCATCAAGTCATCTATACTGGGTAGAAAGATGCATGACGTTCGTTCTTGGCAAAACTTTAGTACTGTTAATGATTTTATATCATGAACATGAGTTGGGGCAAAGTATTATACATGAATTTTGTCAACGCCGTACATAGAATTGTAGTGGACCTAGGATACCACAAATCAAGAcattccaaatatatattaacactCCCAGCCCAAACTATTGAACACCGGAATTagacataaatattttttaatcttaatcATTTCAATTGCATTTTAGAAATATAATAAGTGCATATATGGTAATGAAGCCTACATGCCATgttaattcattattttttatcggTTTGAGCTTTTGAGATATATGGTAATTTGACGTATGAGTAACACTCAACGAAGTGGTTCCATTGCAATAATGAACGTCTCTAACTGATCATATGAACGTCTCATTGATCCCTTgtttcggggggggggggggttgttaGTAGTAGGCAATAAGAAAGTCCTTAACAAAGTCAATTAGGTTGAAAATGACGAACTCCAAGAAGGCAAGAAGAGTGTCAGACCTTGTCAAGGACCAAGTGCTTTGGATTCTGCTGTTTCCACTTTCCAGTGCAATGGCATGAGTGGGAATTAAAAAGGATCAAGtgttagctagctagctagctagcagcTGCTTTATTGTATGAGTAGAGTCTAATGCAGCGATAATTAAATAATTGGCCTTCTGAAAGAAAATGTGAATTCCACAGGACCACAAGGGCTTTGATtaaaggggggaaaaaaaaaacgaaagagaTTGGCAGTGTGGCAGATAATTGGGCATCAAGCGTTATCAAGCATTTTGGGTATTACCTTCAAAACAGGAAAGCAAATTTCATATGAAATgcacatactatatatatagaatggCAATAACTGCATTGAAATACCACAAAAAACCCATTGAACGGGAAAAAAAGTATCTATAACTCAAGTTCTCGAGGACTGTTCACTCGCCTGTGGTTTAGCTAGAAACTCGTTTAGTTGGAGTGGTTTAGATTTTGCATTTTTGCTTCTGAGATCGATAGGTTTTCTTTGAGGCTTATCTATCCATTCTATCTATTACTTTGTGAGATCCTTGTCATATATATAGTGATAAATAGATTATACTTCTATCTTCTGTCAGTAGTGAGTTCTCCATGCTTCACTGATTTTTCTATCCAGTTTAGAATGTTGTTGTATATAGATCTTGAGAAAAATGTATTTTACCCAGTAGTTgtacctttcttttttctttcttttttttacttctactGTTTAAAAATTGGCAATGTACCTTCCTCCCCGGCGAAGTTTTGAGATTGTCAATGTTTCTCTACTCATCCGTTAACAATTTTTGTATTCTCTAAAGAAAGAATGTCCACATGCAGCTTCTAGGGgatgaaaagtaaaaaaatgctcataatttcccaaaaaaaagaaaatgggggtggttcgattggccacccccaatcatttttatttttatttttattttttttgtgaaaaattgGGGCATTTTGGGTAAAGCACGCGTGAAGTTGGGGATAATTTGGGGACATTTTGCTCCTAAAAACTCACGTGTGGTGCATGTGGGACTTCTTCTGGTAGAAGACGAAAATTGTTGACAGATGAATAACATTTAAAATCTCAGAAACTTAGGGGGCGTATATTAATTAACATTGgagtcaaaataaaaaataaaaaaaggggtaCTACTTCCGCCGAGGGGGCgagtaaaatgtattttttcccATGCATCTTTTAAGTGCATGGGAAAATGTAGGGAAGTTAAAATTGTATCATGCATGTATGGCACGCATCATTATTTACAAAACCAAATTTGATGCGTTGAAAGAAAGTGGATAGAGCTGGTAATTAATATTGAAGGTAAAAAGGAATTTCCAAACAGAAATGGAGACAGGTAAAAGACCATATATCCAGGGGTTTGCTCCTCATTGGTGATCAGTTCATGTCAATAGAGCTCTTTGCGAACCATGCATTCAGGAAACACATTTAGTATAAAACTAACTATAATTCTTTCAGATTCTTTCCTACGTACATAGGTTATTTTTTAGCATGTTTTCTGGGGATGCCTAATATATGGTGTAAAATTATGGCACCCACAATGCATGTGATATAACTTACAAAAACATCATATGGTTCCTGACTTCGCTCATAGTACGTAGTTTAGTTCCCACACTTAACTATTATTAAGTTGAGCATGCATTATTGACATGGTAATTAAGCATTGTTGCTTGAAACATCATATGGTTCCTGACTTCGCTCATAGTACGTAGTTTAGTTCCCACCCTTAACTATTATTAAGTTGAGCATGCATTATTGACATTGTAATTAAGCATTGTTGCTTGAAAGAAAGCAATTCATACACGAGAAATCCATGTGTTTAGCATAATGAACAAGCTAGCCAATCTTCAGTTGGGATCAATAATATGATGTCGAAAATAATAGCAACTATAACCAAGTGGAAATTAAGAATCAAATGCTAAATAGGATTGCCAATATTTGCTTGACTGCAGCATTATTTCTACTCCCCCCTCTTCCTTTCATGGGCAACAGAAGATTCCCTGGAGGAAGCTGGGGGATAATTGTTCGTCTACCTAGCCCTGTTCACCATGAAATCCAAAATGTACGTATAGTCTATCTGGTTCTGTTTAATTTGTAGTATACTCTGTAAGATTTTGGTCTTGGTGTATTTTCCACGTTGAGATCTTCAATGAGGAAAAGTATGAACTGTATCGGATTGCTGTTAGTTTCCCGATCTCAAAGTAATAATCTCTCTGCAATTTCATGCATCCATCAGTTTTAAATTTCTCTTTTCATTAGCTACCACCATCATTAAGACCTTATGTGCCCCATACTCTTTTTACTCATTCAACTTAGTAGCTTACTGATTCTCTTGTAACTCTGTTACATGCAGTTTTTATTAGCAGCATACTTTGGTAGTTCTTTGGATGATCAGAATATCTGCTTTAAGATTACAGgatctaatttattttattaatattgttTTTCCCTCAGTCCACAACTGAATTCGATACCATGGTGTCTTACTAATTAAGATACTGGATTTTTTTCTCAGATTGATATATCATGCATGGGGCAGAGCTTGTTGCATACACAAACCTTGAAGCAAGTAAGAGATGCTGTTTGGCTGCCTAGATTGTTAGAATCTGTAGATTCCACTATGTCGTTTGAAGACTCCTATGATGGGTCTACACAACATTTGATGTCTTTACATTATAGCAGACCATGCGAATTGGACTGATATTTCTTCGTTTATTCCTTTGTTTAATTTGGCAGTAAGTTGTGCATATATTTGTGTATGCTTTTTATTCAGCAATGTATGTTTTGGATTCAGTCAAATTGCTCTCTCTTTaagtccatattattttgacCTCAGCAATGTATGCCGGCATATAGGCACCCTGTAGATGTGCATATGATAGAATATATATGATAAAGTCTATTGAACCTTACTCTTCTACAAAATGCACTTTAAAGAAAGAGGTTTGttcatgacttataaagtccaccatctaagtatatatactttggcaatgtgagactcttaACGATATAAACTTATTTTTGATCTTTCTGTACGGTTCAGTTGGGTGGAAgtatttgaaaagaaagaagatctGCATGAATTTAGCTTTTAGTTTAAATGGCTTGAATAAATTatgaaaagtataaaatttgagtattgGTGAAAAAATCATGAATGGTACAAGGTgttatttcaaattcaattttgtctcaaaacTCAAATCCATCATGTGTTTTACTAGTAACTCCTGATCAAATCCATGAGCAACCGTCCTTTTGTTTAAAACAGTACTTACGATTTGCAATGCTTCATGGTTTAGCCCTACTGAAATGGTACAATTGTCATTGTCAAATTTGAACTTGTACGCAGAGTACTAGCAACAAATTCTTTATAATCCACTCTTTACCTTAAATAgaagaaaattctaaaaaaaaaaaaagttttttttttttaataatttcttatttttagtttttaagggaATAAGggcattattgaaaaaaaatggcatttttgaCACATATTGATAGTTTTatgggtcactttagcacacttagAAATTCATTaggctattttaaaatctcCTATTAGTtgaggggattttttttttatatatatttccctTAATTATTATATCGTGGCCTTTCATGTTTGGGTTAAATATACACTTTAGCTCACTCAACTAACAACCATTTTTATAGAGGCTTACGAACTGACAGATGTGACACTTAGACCCATCAAATGTTTATAAGTGCATTGGAAAGAATAATTACTTATTATTAAATTGTGATAAATGAATATGGTATAGATCATCATGTACAGATGACAGACATACAGTCATAAGGGCTTAATTCTATGGCTCAGaaatttatgtttatgtttaatatttggtCTTTAATTGTATTCAACAGTTTTATAGCGTGACCGTCACAACCATATTTGATTGGTGGTCACTATAGACTGACATCATTAATAGCATCCAGGCTATTAATTTTGTGatagtaaaaaatttacaatttcacCTTGCAATAAGACTTGATTTATTTCTAAATGACACTTATTATAAAGTACCAAGTTGCAGAAACTTTAGCTTTAACCAAGAGTCATGACTTCAACCATCATTTAATATCGTATTTCTATCGTCCCTAAAGAGTAACTCAATCGACTttggaccacgcctcatgaagcgggggtcactagttcgaatctcccctcttgtatggacatgtaaaaaaaaaaaaaaaaattgtatttctatCAAAAGAAGGGCTCTTTGTTATGCATTTGGATCCAACCGGAGGGATCCAGTTAGTATATAAAAGGGGTAAAATTGTTCATAAAATTCTGTATGAATAATTTTGCCCTTCAAAATGTATTAACTGGATCCCCTCCTGATCTTCCCTTTGTTATGACATAACCAATAAAATGCTTGGGTATTGattcaaaattcttaaataTCTATTTCATATCTAACTTTGACTATTCTATCGCGTCCTTTCATGTTATTACAGGCTTACAGCATGGTTGAGACTCACGTTGCTCAatatatgtattcttttaaCGTCGTTTTTATCCttcataatttatttgattttgaaaatcaccattgaatttataataggttatcattaaattttgatacaataataatataagagccatattaattttaaaaaataaaaaaaagatataaagataatatgtaacattactcattctTTTATGTTACTAATGTAGAAAAGACGTACATCTACATTTCCTGTATAGATTCCTAAAAATTCAAACTAGGAAAGAAGAAATTACAGTCTATCTATTAACGTTACCTCTTGATCA is a window of Alnus glutinosa chromosome 4, dhAlnGlut1.1, whole genome shotgun sequence DNA encoding:
- the LOC133867109 gene encoding uncharacterized protein LOC133867109, which produces MHSMASSSSSPHKSLQDYKLKAEEDEGGDWLELGLGFGKGCRKAEENRSNDPVSVNPLPSASSSSSPLQTSSQQIGLGLGLGLRFDNDDGIRHVGVLPPSTCNYHNLLWPDHYHHYDDHHHNGMPSSWPWHIDSGGAFLGLHDWQMPVPDDTHHDYFSTRRPQSSGLWFTLRSLTNREGEGVHQIPKAYIRVKDENVTVFMVKKYLVRKLGLSNEAEIDISCMGQSLLHTQTLKQVRDAVWLPRLLESVDSTMSFEDSYDGSTQHLMSLHYSRPCELD